In Thermoanaerobacterium xylanolyticum LX-11, the genomic window ATGAGCTTATACAAGCAGAGAAGATTTTAATGGATGATATGCCAATAGGACCTGTATATTTCCAAGCAAGGCCATTCGTAGTAAAGCCTTATGTGAAAGATTTGTATTTCCATACATTCGGTTCTGATTGGGAATTTAAATGGGCTTATATTCAAAACAATTAAAATTTAAGATTTATGGTATATATGTATCATCATATATACCATAAACGAATATTTATAGGAGGTGTTTTGGTTGCTAAATTATTCGATTAAAAGGTTTGTGTACATGCTTATTACAATATGGGTAATCATAACATTGACATTTTTCTTGATGCACATGATACCTGGCGATCCTTTTACGAGTGAAAAAAAGGTTCCGCCACAAATAAGGCAAAATATGTTGGCAAAATATCATCTTGATAAGCCCCTCATTGTCCAGTATGGGTATTATTTAGATAATCTAATGCATGGCGATTTAGGAATTTCCCTCAAATACTTAAACAGAACAGTTGATGATATAATTAAGCAATCTGCTCCAGCTTCATTCCAGCTTGGTGTGCAATCAATTTTCCTCGGTGTTGTCTTCGGATTATTCTTTGGAATTGTTGCAGCATTAAAGCGTGGAGGTGGATGGGATTATTTTTCGATGTTTTTAGCCATTATAGGTATTTCTGTTCCAAACTTTATAATAGCGACCCTATTGCAGCTTCTTTTGGCATCAAAGCTAAAGCTGCTTCCTGTGTCAGGATGGGGTTCATTTAAATACACTATATTGCCATCCATTGCTTTGTCATTCGCTACACTGTCTATAATTTCTCGTATGATGAGAACAAGCATGTTAGACGTCATTGGGCAGGATTATATAAAGACGGCAAAAGCGAAAGGACTTTCACAGTTGCAGATAATATGGAAGCATATGGTTAGAAATGCCATTATGCCTGTTGTAACAGTATTAGGTCCATTATTTGCTGGAATAGTCACCGGCACGTTTGTCATCGAACAGATTTTTAGCATACCGGGTCTTGGAAAGTTTTTTGTGCAAAGCATATACGATGAAGATTATTCCATGATATTGGGTACAACCATATTTTATAGCATCATATTGGTGGTTATGATGTTTATAGTAGATATTGCTTATGGACTTATAGATCCAAGAGTAAGACTGGCAAAGGGAGGAAAGTAAAATGGTGGATATAAGTAAAGATAAATTTGAGATAGTTGGAGCAAATGCTTCTGAAAGCCAGTCGATTGTAAGACCAAGCATTAGTTACTGGCAAGATGCGTGGAGAAGGCTTAAAAAGAACAAGGTTGCTATGGCATCTTTGGTTTTCTTAATACTTCTTGTTATAATGTCGATAATAGGTCCTCACTTAAGGCCTTTTGACTACGCACATCAGGATTTGTTTAATACAAACAAGCCATTTTCAAAAGTTCACTGGTTCGGAACAGACTACCTTGGAAGGGATCTTTTTGTAAGAGTTTGGATGGGTGCAAGGGTATCATTGTTTATCGGTGTTACAATTGCATTGTTGGATGCAGTAATTGGTGTTACGTATGGTGGTATAGCTGGTTATTTTGGTGGGCAAGTAGATAATATCATGATGCGTATAGTTGATATACTTTATGGCATACCTTACTTAATACTTGTAATCCTTTTGATGGTTGTCATGGGTCAAGGCTTATGGACGATCATCACTGCAATGGTTATGACAGGTTGGGTAGGTATGGCCAGAATAGTTAGAGGTCAAGTGCTGCAGCTTAAAGAGCAGGAGTTTGTCTTAGCTGCTAAGACGCTTGGAGCGAGTCCAGGAAGGATAATATTGAGACATTTGATACCAAATGCATTAGGTCCAATAATAGTATCAATGACATTCGATGTTCCTAATGCAATATTTGCAGAAGCATTTTTAAGTTACATCGGTCTTGGTATAAGGCCACCTCTGGCAAGCTGGGGTACGCTTGCGAATGACGCTACACAAGTTTTGCTAATGTATCCAATGCAGCTTTTCATACCAGGCTTCTTTATAAGCATAACAATGCTGGCATTTAACATGCTTGGTGATGGCTTGAGAGATGCATTAGATCCAAGGCTTCGCCGTTAAAGGAGGTAAGTATTTTGGAAGATAGAGAAGTATTGTTGGATGTACAAAATTTGGAATATTCATTTGACACGTATGCAGGCGAAGTAAAGGCAGTAAGGGATGTCAGCTTTCAAGTTATGAAAGGTGAATCGTTAGCCATAGTTGGAGAATCAGGATGCGGGAAATCAGTTACAATGCAGGCTGTAATGAGGTTAAATCCTGAGCCTCCAGGAAGATTTAAAGCTGGAAGAATCATATTCGATGGAAAAGAGATCTCAAAATTTAGTGAAAGGCAAATGCAGGCAATAAGGGGTTCAGAAATTGGGATGATATTCCAAGATCCTATGACATCTTTAAACCCGACAATGACAATTGGAAAGCAAATTGCCGAAGTGATTTTGAAGCATCAGAAGGTTACACGAGCTGAAGCGATGAAAAAAGCTAAGGAAATGTTGGACGTAGTAGGTATACCAAATGCTGAAAGGCGTATAAATCAGTATCCTCATGAATTTTCCGGTGGTATGAGGCAGAGAGCCATGATCGCTATTGCACTGGCATGTAGACCTAAGCTTCTCATTGCTGATGAGCCTACTACTGCACTTGATGTTACAATACAAGCGCAAATTCTCGATTTGATGAAAGATCTGCAAAGAGAATTCAATACGTCTATAATCATGATTACGCACGATTTAGGCGTTGTTGCAGATATAGCAGAGAGAATCATAGTCATGTATGCAGGTAAAGTTATAGAGACAGGTACATCTGATGAGATATTTAAGCATCCACAGCATCCTTATACATGGGGACTTTTAAAATCTGTTCCAAGACTTGATGCTCAGAATAAAGAGAAGCTTGTACCTATTATTGGAACGCCTCCTGATTTATTTGCGCCTCCTGTAGGATGTCCATTCGCTGCAAGGTGCAATTATGCCATGAAGATTTGCTATGAGGCCCAACCAGAGTATACAGATGAAACTGATACTCATAAAGTAGCATGTTGGTTGAAGCATCCATATGCGCCGAAGGTTAAGAATCCTTTTGAAAAGGAGGCGTATGCTGGTGAAAGATAATATAATACTTGAAGTTAAGAATTTGAAAAAATACTTTCACGTTAGCGGCGGTGTGTTAAAAGCTGTTGACGATGTGAGTTTTAGCATAAAAAAAGGTGAAACGTTGGGGCTTGTTGGCGAGTCAGGATGTGGAAAGTCTACTACAGGTAGGACTATAATTGGGCTTTATGAGGCTACAGGTGGTTCTGTGATATTTGACGATATACCTGTTCATAAAATGAACAATGAAATAAGAAAGAAATTTGCAAGAAAAGCTCAGATGATTTTTCAGGATCCTTACGCATCGTTGAATCCTCGCATGACTGTTGGCGATATCATAGGAGAGGGAATAGACATTCATGGTTTGTACACTGGAAAAGAGAGGAGAGAAAGGATATACAACCTCCTTGAGACGGTAGGTTTAAACAAAGAACATGCTAATAGGTTTCCTCATGAATTTTCCGGTGGGCAGAGGCAGAGGATAGGCATAGCAAGGGCAATGGCAATTGAGCCAGAGTTTATAGTCTGCGATGAGCCTATATCAGCATTGGATGTGTCTATACAAGCCCAGATTGTAAATTTGCTTATGAATTTACAAGAAGAAAAGGGATTGACATATCTCTTTATTGCTCATGATTTAAGCATGGTAAGGCATATAAGCGATAGAGTTGCAGTTATGTATTTAGGATCGATTGCAGAACTTACACAAAGTGGTGAACTGTATTCAAAT contains:
- a CDS encoding ABC transporter ATP-binding protein, with protein sequence MLVKDNIILEVKNLKKYFHVSGGVLKAVDDVSFSIKKGETLGLVGESGCGKSTTGRTIIGLYEATGGSVIFDDIPVHKMNNEIRKKFARKAQMIFQDPYASLNPRMTVGDIIGEGIDIHGLYTGKERRERIYNLLETVGLNKEHANRFPHEFSGGQRQRIGIARAMAIEPEFIVCDEPISALDVSIQAQIVNLLMNLQEEKGLTYLFIAHDLSMVRHISDRVAVMYLGSIAELTQSGELYSNPLHPYTQALLSAVPIPDPEVERKRERIILEGDVPSPINPPSGCKFRTRCKYAMDICSQVTPQLKEVGSGHFVACHLFDK
- a CDS encoding ABC transporter permease; protein product: MVDISKDKFEIVGANASESQSIVRPSISYWQDAWRRLKKNKVAMASLVFLILLVIMSIIGPHLRPFDYAHQDLFNTNKPFSKVHWFGTDYLGRDLFVRVWMGARVSLFIGVTIALLDAVIGVTYGGIAGYFGGQVDNIMMRIVDILYGIPYLILVILLMVVMGQGLWTIITAMVMTGWVGMARIVRGQVLQLKEQEFVLAAKTLGASPGRIILRHLIPNALGPIIVSMTFDVPNAIFAEAFLSYIGLGIRPPLASWGTLANDATQVLLMYPMQLFIPGFFISITMLAFNMLGDGLRDALDPRLRR
- a CDS encoding ABC transporter permease, yielding MLNYSIKRFVYMLITIWVIITLTFFLMHMIPGDPFTSEKKVPPQIRQNMLAKYHLDKPLIVQYGYYLDNLMHGDLGISLKYLNRTVDDIIKQSAPASFQLGVQSIFLGVVFGLFFGIVAALKRGGGWDYFSMFLAIIGISVPNFIIATLLQLLLASKLKLLPVSGWGSFKYTILPSIALSFATLSIISRMMRTSMLDVIGQDYIKTAKAKGLSQLQIIWKHMVRNAIMPVVTVLGPLFAGIVTGTFVIEQIFSIPGLGKFFVQSIYDEDYSMILGTTIFYSIILVVMMFIVDIAYGLIDPRVRLAKGGK
- a CDS encoding ABC transporter ATP-binding protein — its product is MEDREVLLDVQNLEYSFDTYAGEVKAVRDVSFQVMKGESLAIVGESGCGKSVTMQAVMRLNPEPPGRFKAGRIIFDGKEISKFSERQMQAIRGSEIGMIFQDPMTSLNPTMTIGKQIAEVILKHQKVTRAEAMKKAKEMLDVVGIPNAERRINQYPHEFSGGMRQRAMIAIALACRPKLLIADEPTTALDVTIQAQILDLMKDLQREFNTSIIMITHDLGVVADIAERIIVMYAGKVIETGTSDEIFKHPQHPYTWGLLKSVPRLDAQNKEKLVPIIGTPPDLFAPPVGCPFAARCNYAMKICYEAQPEYTDETDTHKVACWLKHPYAPKVKNPFEKEAYAGER